A single genomic interval of Anopheles marshallii chromosome 2, idAnoMarsDA_429_01, whole genome shotgun sequence harbors:
- the LOC128715953 gene encoding 3-hydroxyisobutyryl-CoA hydrolase, mitochondrial yields the protein MTFAYQRRRSQHGHSLKTLDVTPLAVLRTIAVRTGLTRSAQLIPAVCGRTMSSTADSNSLVLAEEVGSKGVITLNRPKALNAINLEMVQLIYDAMKRWEAGKSLVIMKSVGEKAFCAGGDVRAITETSNVELARKFFTTEYRLNALIGHYRPTYIAFIDGITMGGGVGLSVHGKYRIATERTMFAMPETAIGLFPDVGGGYFLPRLEGKLGLYLGLTGYRLKGRDVHKAGVATHYVESKNLPALEQQLLATTSGAEVESVLDRFSEKKDAGVEFVLAKQIKQINECFSAPTVEGIFKNLEKDGSEWAQSTLKLLHKMSPTSMVVTQKQLELGSKMDLKTCLKMEYRLAVHHAIDSDFKEGVRALLIDRDQKPRWNPPTLAEVDPVRVEKYFGPLPDASELQFEDESPKASL from the exons ATGACGTTTGCTTATCAACGACGACGCAGTCAACACGGACACTCACTGAAAACACTCGACGTCACCCCGCTTGCTGTG TTGCGAACGATTGCGGTGCGCACTGGATTAACCCGATCGGCGCAACTGATTCCAGCTGTTTGCGGCCGTACCATGTCGTCCACAGCAGATAGCAACAGTTTGGTTCTGGCGGAGGAGGTTGGCAGCAAGGGAGTGATCACGCTGAATCGACCGAAAGCACTGAATGCGATCAATCTCGAGATGGTCCAGCTCATCTATGACGCTATGAAGCGCTGGGAGGCTGGCAAAAGTCTCGTGATCATGAAATCCGTCGGTGAGAAAGCGTTCTGTGCCGGTGGTGATGTACGCGCGATCACCGAAACGAGCAATGTTGAGCTGGCGCGGAAATTTTTCACCACCGAGTATAGGCTGAATGCACTAATTGGCCATTATCGTCCGACGTACATTGCGTTTATCGATGGTATTACGATGGGCGGTGGTGTGGGTCTGTCCGTGCACGGCAAATATCGTATCGCTACGGAGCGCACCATGTTCGCGATGCCCGAAACGGCTATCGGGCTATTCCCGGACGTTGGCGGTGGCTATTTCCTACCACGGTTGGAAGGAAAGCTAGGCCTGTATCTAGGCCTTACTGGCTATCGTTTGAAGGGACGTGACGTGCACAAGGCGGGTGTTGCAACCCACTACgtggaaagcaaaaacctcCCTGCCCTGGAACAGCAACTGCTGGCCACAACGAGCGGTGCCGAGGTGGAAAGTGTGCTGGATCGATTCTCGGAGAAGAAGGATGCCGGGGTAGAGTTCGTGTTGGCCAAGCAGATAAAGCAAATCAACGAGTGCTTCAGTGCACCGACGGTTGAGGGTATTTTTAAGAATTTGGAAAAGGATGGTAGCGAATGGGCACAGAGCACACTGAAGTTGCTGCACAAAATGTCCCCAACGTCGATGGTTGTGACGCAGAAGCAGCTCGAACTGGGCAGCAAGATGGATCTGAAAACGTGCCTGAAGATGGAATACCGGTTGGCCGTACACCATGCGATTGATAGTGATTTTAAGGAGGGTGTACGGGCCCTGCTGATCGATCGTGATCAGAAACCGCGCTGGAATCCACCCACCCTGGCGGAGGTTGACCCGGTGCGAGTTGAAAAATACTTTGGCCCATTGCCAGATGCCAGCGAATTGCAATTCGAAGACGAATCGCCGAAAGCTTCATTGTAA